In Aliamphritea ceti, a single window of DNA contains:
- a CDS encoding sensor domain-containing diguanylate cyclase, translating to MTFHWMDTFRGTGKPMTYPFPLPDNESQRLLALEDYDILDSLPEQAYDDIAKLAAFVCGVDKAMVAFVDAERKWHKAKHNIAPVEVPRGFAICSQTVMGTEPFIVTDTQKDPRVKDIGMVINPPFVRFYAGVPLIDDDGMVLGTLCAVDTQPQSMSEQQTEALTALGNQVMQLLRLRKSLKVLEMRERQLSESKRRLDGANHELRRLTITDELTGLNNRRAFNTALTRNTLLANKNNTALSLLVIDIDHFKTLNDNCGHSFGDTVLTQVASLLQQRARSQDFCARYGGEEFVVLLPGTELQGAAKLAEEYRETVANTDFDSEKLTISIGVAEFRGQSPEDLFDAADKALLTAKRQGRNRVISDQTVA from the coding sequence ATGACGTTCCACTGGATGGATACATTCAGAGGTACAGGTAAGCCGATGACATACCCCTTCCCGCTTCCGGATAACGAATCACAGCGCCTGCTGGCACTGGAAGATTACGATATTCTCGACTCTCTCCCTGAACAGGCCTACGACGATATAGCCAAACTGGCAGCCTTTGTCTGCGGTGTAGATAAAGCCATGGTAGCCTTCGTCGATGCCGAACGAAAATGGCACAAAGCCAAACATAACATTGCCCCGGTTGAAGTCCCCCGCGGCTTTGCGATTTGCTCGCAAACCGTCATGGGCACTGAGCCTTTTATCGTTACCGATACACAAAAAGACCCACGGGTAAAAGATATAGGTATGGTCATCAATCCGCCTTTCGTGCGCTTTTATGCCGGCGTCCCACTGATTGATGATGACGGTATGGTACTAGGCACTTTGTGTGCGGTAGATACCCAACCGCAAAGTATGTCGGAGCAGCAGACTGAAGCCCTCACTGCACTGGGGAATCAGGTTATGCAGTTATTACGGCTACGCAAGTCGCTTAAAGTACTGGAAATGCGGGAACGACAACTGAGCGAGTCTAAGCGTCGGCTGGATGGCGCAAACCATGAGTTACGTCGCCTGACCATTACCGATGAACTCACCGGGCTGAATAACCGCCGGGCGTTCAATACCGCCCTCACCCGAAATACCTTATTGGCAAACAAGAACAACACAGCGCTTAGCCTGCTGGTAATTGATATTGATCACTTCAAAACACTTAACGATAACTGTGGCCATAGCTTTGGCGACACAGTACTGACGCAGGTTGCCAGTTTGCTGCAACAACGTGCACGTAGTCAGGATTTCTGTGCCCGCTATGGCGGTGAAGAATTTGTAGTACTACTGCCAGGCACCGAATTACAGGGCGCCGCTAAACTGGCTGAAGAATATCGGGAGACTGTCGCCAACACTGACTTTGACAGTGAAAAGCTTACCATCAGTATCGGTGTTGCCGAATTCCGGGGACAGTCTCCGGAAGACTTATTCGATGCGGCAGATAAAGCGCTGTTAACGGCTAAACGTCAGGGTCGAAACCGTGTCATTTCCGATCAGACTGTAGCCTGA
- a CDS encoding acyl-CoA dehydrogenase, with the protein MSKSVKKPAFDWQDPLSIEAQLSEEERMVRDTAREYCQERLLPRVTEANRHEIFHTEIMPELGELGLLGATLPEQYGGAEVNYVCYGLVAREVERVDSGYRSAMSVQSSLVMHPIYSYGTEEQRMKYLPKLASGEWIGCFGLTEPDVGSDPNNMKTRAVKVDGGYQLKGAKMWITNSPVADVFVVWAKLDGEVRGFILEKGMQGLSAPKIEGKFSLRASVTGEIVMDDVFVPEENMFPDVKGLAGPFGCLNKARFGIAWGALGAAEFCWHSALQYTLDRIQFGRPLAANQLIQKKLADMQTEITLGLQACLQMGRLMDQDACPVELISLLKRNNCGKSLDIARMSRDMHGGNGISDEFGVIRHVMNLEAVNTYEGTHDVHALILGRAQTGIQAFF; encoded by the coding sequence ATGAGTAAGTCTGTTAAAAAGCCGGCGTTTGACTGGCAGGATCCGTTATCTATTGAAGCGCAACTGAGCGAAGAAGAACGCATGGTACGCGACACTGCCAGAGAATATTGCCAGGAGCGATTGCTGCCGCGGGTAACCGAAGCAAACCGTCATGAAATTTTTCATACTGAAATCATGCCCGAACTGGGTGAACTGGGCTTACTGGGTGCAACTTTGCCGGAACAGTATGGCGGCGCTGAAGTGAATTATGTGTGTTACGGACTGGTTGCCCGGGAAGTTGAAAGAGTCGATAGCGGCTACCGCTCCGCGATGAGCGTGCAGTCATCACTGGTCATGCATCCTATTTATAGCTACGGCACCGAAGAGCAGCGTATGAAATACCTGCCAAAACTGGCCAGTGGTGAATGGATTGGCTGTTTTGGTCTGACTGAGCCGGATGTCGGTTCTGATCCGAATAATATGAAAACCCGTGCAGTAAAGGTTGATGGTGGTTATCAGCTGAAGGGCGCGAAAATGTGGATTACTAATTCACCGGTAGCGGATGTGTTTGTTGTCTGGGCGAAGCTGGATGGCGAAGTACGTGGTTTTATTCTTGAAAAAGGTATGCAAGGCCTGAGTGCGCCGAAGATCGAAGGTAAATTTTCTCTGCGGGCATCGGTGACCGGTGAAATCGTTATGGATGATGTTTTTGTACCTGAAGAGAATATGTTTCCGGATGTTAAAGGTCTGGCAGGTCCGTTTGGTTGTCTGAACAAAGCCCGTTTTGGCATTGCCTGGGGTGCGTTAGGCGCTGCTGAATTCTGCTGGCACAGTGCGTTGCAGTATACGCTTGACCGGATCCAGTTTGGTCGCCCACTGGCGGCTAACCAGCTGATTCAGAAGAAACTGGCAGACATGCAGACAGAAATTACTCTGGGTTTGCAGGCTTGTCTGCAAATGGGTCGTCTGATGGATCAGGATGCCTGCCCGGTTGAACTGATCTCTCTGTTAAAGCGGAATAACTGCGGTAAATCGCTGGATATCGCACGTATGTCGCGGGACATGCACGGTGGCAACGGTATCTCCGATGAGTTCGGTGTTATCCGTCATGTGATGAATCTGGAAGCGGTAAATACGTACGAAGGTACGCACGACGTTCACGCACTGATTCTTGGCCGGGCACAGACTGGCATTCAGGCATTCTTCTAA
- a CDS encoding CaiB/BaiF CoA transferase family protein — MGALSHIRVLDLSRILAGPWAGQTLADYGAEVIKVERPESGDDTRRWGPPFVKDAEGNPGDAAYYHSANRGKKSVAIDITTEDGQALVRKLAAEVDVIIENYKVGGLSKYGLDYDSLKAVNPRLVYCSITGFGQDGPYKHRAGYDFMIQAMGGLMSITGEPEGQPVKVGVALADVMTGLYAVTAIQAALLHREQSGEGQHIDMSLLDVQVAALANQAMNFLVAEEAPPRLGNAHPNIVPYEAFATADGHIILAVGNDKQFRAFCELAGAADLAENPAFATNPQRVANRTDLIPLIKHLMQQHSSDWWLTQLEGCGVPCGPINTLDQVFTDPQVQHRKMQLNLQHPEIGTVPGVANPVKFSGTPVEYGSASPLLGEHSNEVLEGLGLDAAEIVKLRQDRVIS, encoded by the coding sequence ATGGGCGCACTTTCACATATCCGGGTACTGGATCTTAGCCGTATTCTGGCGGGTCCCTGGGCGGGGCAGACACTGGCGGATTATGGTGCTGAAGTAATTAAAGTTGAGCGTCCTGAAAGTGGTGATGACACTCGTCGCTGGGGACCTCCTTTTGTAAAAGATGCTGAAGGTAACCCGGGTGATGCTGCCTATTATCACAGTGCTAACCGGGGCAAAAAATCAGTCGCCATTGATATCACCACAGAAGATGGCCAGGCGCTGGTACGCAAACTGGCCGCGGAAGTGGATGTGATTATCGAGAATTACAAAGTGGGTGGCTTGAGCAAATACGGCTTGGACTATGACAGTCTGAAAGCGGTTAACCCGCGACTGGTATATTGCTCGATTACCGGTTTTGGTCAGGACGGTCCTTACAAACATCGTGCCGGTTACGACTTCATGATTCAGGCAATGGGAGGCCTGATGAGCATCACCGGTGAGCCTGAAGGTCAGCCTGTGAAGGTTGGCGTAGCGCTGGCGGATGTTATGACCGGCTTATATGCAGTCACCGCTATTCAGGCTGCGTTATTGCACCGGGAACAGTCAGGTGAAGGTCAGCATATTGATATGTCCTTACTGGACGTTCAGGTGGCTGCTTTGGCGAATCAGGCAATGAATTTTCTGGTCGCAGAAGAGGCCCCGCCAAGGCTGGGGAATGCGCATCCGAATATAGTGCCTTACGAAGCCTTTGCGACAGCAGATGGCCATATCATTCTGGCGGTTGGTAATGACAAACAGTTCCGGGCGTTTTGTGAACTGGCTGGTGCAGCTGATCTTGCCGAGAATCCTGCGTTTGCCACTAACCCGCAGCGGGTAGCGAACCGTACCGATCTGATTCCGTTAATCAAACATCTGATGCAGCAACATAGCAGTGACTGGTGGCTAACTCAGTTGGAAGGTTGCGGCGTACCTTGCGGGCCGATTAATACACTGGATCAGGTATTTACTGATCCGCAGGTGCAACACCGCAAAATGCAGCTGAACTTACAACACCCGGAGATAGGTACTGTGCCTGGTGTGGCGAATCCGGTTAAGTTTTCCGGAACACCTGTTGAATATGGATCGGCATCACCTTTGCTGGGCGAGCACAGTAATGAAGTGCTGGAAGGGCTGGGGCTGGATGCTGCAGAGATCGTTAAGTTACGTCAGGACCGGGTTATCAGTTAA
- a CDS encoding NAD-dependent succinate-semialdehyde dehydrogenase encodes MLNLQDADLFRQQAYINGQWLDADEAKINTVVNPANGEQLATVPDMGAAETQRAIEAANCALPLWKAKTAKERAVILRKWYELIVAAKDDLALLMTAEQGKPLAETGGEVMYGASFIEWFAEEGKRTYGDVIPTHAADKRILVTKEPIGVVAAITPWNFPNAMITRKAAPALAAGCTMVLKPAEDTPLSALALMVLAERAGIPAGVLNVVTTKRPVEVGKTLTDSPVIRKLSFTGSTAVGKQLMRQCADTVKKMSLELGGNAPLIIFDDADLDKAVQGAIASKFRNAGQTCVCANRVLVQSGVYEEFAALYAVEVAKLQTGNCLEGNFQQGPMINGQAVEKVTGMLNDAVEKGARVLCGGQPHALGGNFFEPTVLADVTPQMRVAKEEIFGPIAPLFRFETEAEAIQMANDTEYGLAAYFFSRDLGRVFRVSEGLEYGMVAVNEGILSTEVAPFGGVKESGVGREGSKYGIEDYLEIKYTLLGGIHD; translated from the coding sequence ATGTTGAATTTACAGGATGCGGATCTGTTCCGTCAGCAAGCATATATTAATGGTCAGTGGCTGGATGCGGATGAGGCGAAAATTAACACTGTGGTGAATCCGGCCAATGGTGAGCAGCTGGCAACTGTTCCTGATATGGGCGCTGCAGAAACTCAGCGGGCGATTGAGGCTGCAAATTGTGCCTTGCCTTTGTGGAAAGCAAAAACCGCTAAAGAGCGGGCCGTCATTCTGCGTAAGTGGTACGAACTGATTGTTGCTGCAAAGGATGATCTGGCATTACTAATGACTGCTGAACAGGGCAAGCCACTGGCAGAAACCGGTGGTGAGGTCATGTACGGCGCATCATTCATTGAGTGGTTTGCAGAAGAAGGTAAGCGTACTTACGGTGATGTTATTCCAACCCACGCAGCAGATAAGCGAATTCTGGTCACTAAAGAGCCGATTGGTGTGGTTGCTGCCATTACGCCCTGGAACTTCCCTAATGCCATGATAACCCGTAAGGCCGCACCTGCGCTGGCTGCCGGCTGTACTATGGTGCTGAAGCCAGCGGAAGATACGCCGTTATCTGCTCTGGCGCTGATGGTATTAGCAGAACGTGCCGGGATTCCTGCAGGAGTGCTGAACGTCGTGACAACTAAGCGCCCGGTTGAGGTAGGTAAAACACTGACTGATAGCCCTGTGATACGTAAGTTATCTTTTACCGGTTCAACGGCAGTGGGTAAGCAACTGATGCGTCAATGTGCTGATACTGTTAAGAAAATGTCGCTGGAACTGGGTGGTAATGCACCTCTGATCATCTTTGATGATGCCGATCTGGATAAGGCCGTACAGGGAGCAATTGCTTCTAAATTCCGTAATGCCGGTCAGACCTGTGTGTGTGCTAACCGTGTATTGGTACAGAGCGGAGTGTATGAAGAGTTTGCTGCACTATATGCGGTAGAAGTAGCAAAGCTGCAGACCGGTAACTGTCTGGAGGGTAATTTCCAGCAAGGGCCGATGATTAATGGTCAGGCGGTAGAGAAAGTCACCGGTATGCTTAATGATGCGGTGGAAAAAGGTGCCCGAGTTCTCTGTGGTGGTCAGCCCCATGCATTGGGCGGTAACTTCTTTGAGCCTACTGTGCTGGCAGATGTAACACCGCAAATGCGGGTAGCAAAAGAAGAAATTTTTGGCCCGATTGCACCGTTGTTCCGGTTTGAAACAGAAGCGGAAGCGATTCAGATGGCTAATGATACTGAGTATGGTCTGGCGGCGTACTTCTTCAGCCGTGATCTGGGCCGGGTATTCCGTGTATCGGAAGGTCTTGAATACGGCATGGTGGCAGTGAACGAAGGTATTCTTTCTACTGAGGTTGCGCCTTTCGGCGGGGTAAAAGAATCCGGTGTTGGTCGTGAAGGCTCTAAGTACGGCATCGAAGATTATCTGGAAATCAAATACACCCTGCTGGGCGGTATCCACGACTAG
- a CDS encoding GNAT family N-acetyltransferase, giving the protein MAQTLSIREIKNSEYALLGDLTVTVYSKLDGFPSPTEQPDYYVTLSNIGSLNEQLYTQVLVAENSENEIVGGVVYYSDMSAYGSGGIATQEQEASGIRLLSVHPESAGMGVGSALTNECIRRAKESGNKQVILHTTQVMDIAWRLYEKTGFKRSPDLDFSQQGFPVYGFRLMLNNEKH; this is encoded by the coding sequence GTGGCTCAGACATTAAGTATCAGAGAAATTAAAAATAGCGAATACGCACTTCTTGGCGATTTGACTGTTACTGTGTATTCGAAACTCGATGGCTTTCCCAGTCCGACAGAACAGCCTGATTACTATGTGACGCTGAGTAACATCGGTAGTCTGAACGAACAGCTTTATACGCAGGTACTGGTGGCAGAAAATTCAGAGAATGAAATAGTAGGTGGCGTTGTTTATTACAGCGATATGTCCGCATATGGTTCCGGGGGAATTGCAACGCAGGAGCAGGAGGCTTCTGGAATCCGTTTACTATCAGTGCATCCTGAATCTGCGGGGATGGGAGTAGGAAGTGCACTTACCAATGAATGTATCAGACGGGCTAAGGAAAGTGGCAATAAGCAGGTGATTTTACATACGACACAGGTGATGGATATTGCCTGGAGGTTATATGAAAAAACCGGTTTTAAGCGCTCGCCTGATCTGGACTTTTCTCAGCAAGGTTTTCCGGTGTATGGCTTCCGGCTGATGTTGAATAACGAAAAGCACTAA
- a CDS encoding DUF2799 domain-containing protein: MKYVLLLTTVLMLSACASLNKQQCLDGQWQDIGYADAMKGATVNRYDEHRDACFEHGISPDYEAYSAGHKAGVPDFCTAESGFIAARKGYKYQGFCIDHNESAFLDGYREGQDIYWIERQIGTARQFLYSADMDYSLGGGFSEAYYERKIERLELRRDEMLDRSRYYRSAK; this comes from the coding sequence ATGAAGTATGTGTTGTTATTGACGACAGTGCTTATGCTGTCGGCCTGTGCGAGTTTGAATAAACAGCAATGTCTGGATGGCCAGTGGCAGGACATTGGTTATGCAGATGCCATGAAAGGGGCGACTGTTAATCGGTATGATGAGCACCGGGATGCCTGTTTTGAACATGGAATTAGTCCTGACTACGAAGCTTACAGTGCCGGCCATAAAGCTGGTGTGCCTGATTTTTGCACAGCTGAGTCCGGCTTTATAGCGGCCCGTAAAGGCTATAAGTACCAGGGATTTTGCATCGATCATAACGAGTCAGCTTTTTTGGACGGTTACCGCGAAGGGCAGGATATTTACTGGATTGAACGACAGATAGGCACAGCCCGGCAGTTTCTTTACAGTGCTGATATGGACTACAGCCTAGGTGGTGGTTTTAGTGAAGCCTATTACGAACGTAAAATAGAGCGTTTGGAACTGAGACGGGATGAGATGTTAGACCGAAGCCGCTATTACCGTTCGGCAAAGTAA
- a CDS encoding class I SAM-dependent methyltransferase, translating into MNEEAAEARWQKYYAQVSAQPHRKLTAMAVKALLLKDKALKDQELKTQETELPKTVLDCGCGTGSDIAYMLEQGFQVHGFDVREEPLNVCRQRFAGASGLSLSQASFADFQYSPTSLIVANSSLFFCPQPVFADVWQKILAALPVGGIFSGDLLGVEDSWVNSPDHDVSAFMPSQVDALFDGFEIIYRHERNDLGQTALGRSKHWHMHTLIARKLAD; encoded by the coding sequence ATGAATGAGGAAGCGGCTGAAGCTCGCTGGCAAAAATACTATGCGCAGGTCAGTGCGCAGCCGCACCGTAAACTGACGGCTATGGCGGTAAAAGCATTACTATTGAAAGACAAGGCGTTAAAAGATCAGGAATTAAAAACTCAGGAAACAGAGCTACCGAAAACTGTTCTGGATTGTGGTTGTGGTACCGGCAGTGATATTGCTTATATGCTGGAGCAGGGGTTTCAGGTACATGGCTTTGATGTACGAGAAGAGCCTCTGAATGTTTGTCGGCAGCGCTTTGCCGGTGCATCTGGGTTGAGTCTTTCTCAGGCGAGTTTTGCTGATTTTCAATATTCCCCGACAAGTTTGATTGTTGCCAACTCGAGTTTGTTTTTCTGTCCTCAGCCTGTTTTTGCCGATGTATGGCAAAAGATATTGGCTGCGTTACCTGTCGGTGGAATCTTTAGTGGTGATTTACTGGGTGTAGAGGATAGCTGGGTAAATAGCCCTGATCATGATGTATCCGCGTTTATGCCGTCTCAGGTAGATGCACTTTTTGACGGATTTGAAATTATCTATCGTCATGAACGGAATGATTTGGGACAGACGGCCCTTGGGCGAAGTAAGCACTGGCATATGCATACACTGATTGCCCGGAAACTGGCTGATTAA
- a CDS encoding metallophosphoesterase: MTQRRIIQISDIHLTAYPNQDLYGVDTANSLERAITDIQNLEPAADLIIVTGDITEDGSETSYLRFAKLMEALNCPVYVLSGNHDLPANMASVFATSPIIKYQQHIELNGWHLLLLDSQVPGEEFGQLDNNQLLLLEQGLENAGQAPVLVALHHTPGKVCPSSGCQLHQPEDLLHMLSEAPNVQAVIAGHTHNDSDQSVNGIRVLTCPSTFAYAHHAQIEDNVDHEDFWASHQLDINRQGYRIIDINGAEITATRIAWF; the protein is encoded by the coding sequence ATGACACAGCGACGCATCATTCAGATCAGTGATATCCATCTGACAGCCTACCCGAACCAGGATCTCTACGGTGTCGATACAGCTAACTCCCTGGAAAGAGCAATAACTGATATACAAAACCTTGAGCCAGCTGCTGATCTGATCATTGTCACCGGAGATATTACTGAAGACGGATCTGAGACGAGCTACCTGCGATTCGCCAAATTGATGGAAGCACTGAATTGCCCGGTATATGTTTTATCGGGGAATCACGATTTGCCTGCAAACATGGCCAGTGTCTTCGCCACATCCCCCATCATTAAGTACCAGCAACACATCGAACTCAATGGCTGGCATCTGTTACTACTGGACTCTCAAGTGCCAGGAGAAGAGTTTGGTCAGTTAGATAACAATCAGTTACTGCTGCTTGAGCAGGGCTTAGAGAATGCAGGACAGGCCCCTGTACTTGTCGCCCTTCACCACACACCCGGTAAAGTTTGCCCCTCTTCCGGTTGCCAGCTACACCAGCCTGAAGACTTGCTACATATGCTCTCTGAAGCGCCCAATGTTCAGGCAGTCATCGCAGGGCACACCCATAACGACAGTGACCAGTCAGTCAACGGCATACGGGTACTCACCTGTCCTTCAACTTTTGCCTATGCTCATCATGCCCAGATAGAAGACAATGTTGACCACGAAGATTTTTGGGCCTCTCATCAACTGGACATCAACCGGCAAGGCTATCGGATCATAGATATCAACGGTGCAGAAATAACAGCAACGCGAATTGCCTGGTTTTAA